CTGAAGCAGAGAGGTCTCTGAGGTACCTATGTCACGTTTAAAGATATCAAAGATGGCGATGAAGCAGAGTCTGACTCTgacaggctgttttcaaacctcctCCTGTAGCAGTCCGTCCTGATTCAGTCTAAACTCAGTCTGTAGTTTGTGAACCAGAGTAAATCTGCAGTCTGATAaactctgattcagaaacatgtctCAGTAATCAGCGGActagtctccctcacgtactgtttcccacaatgcacagcgctaacacTCTCCTTTAGTCTGCATAagacgggggaactcagtttttatgtgctgtgtaaattattgaattccatataaaccacttcttaactttttaaatcattagtgatgctaaagaagcagtttatctctGTCAGCTTGGACGTTGttcacttctgctttctgaaactgaaaatccagcgacgtctgacccagcatcctgcagaccagatccatcAGAACAGACAGGCGGTTTCGATATCAGCTCTGGTCTTTCCAATGCTGCGTGTGATTGGACGTATTCACAGTCTCAGTGaatgagaggaggatgaagcagCTTCATTACTGCACAGAGATCTGTCACATGATGTAACCCCCCCCCCTTGCTGAGGTCACTCATAAGATCACCTTGATGCTTGAGTGAGAGGCTGGCAGGACGAAATCAGaggtatgtctgtgtgtttgctctaAACTTAGTGAACAAGTCAGAGTCTCGCTCActctcaggaaaaaaaaaaaaaccttcaaatatCTCACTGTCGCTGAAACTAATTCAGAGCGCTGCAGTGACGCCGGACGTTTGGGAcgcaacacacacgcacgcacgcacgcacgcacgcacgcacgcacacacacacacacacacacacacacacacacacacacactatctcaCACACAGTctggcaatcaatacatcacagaggaaaataacccgtcctgattggctgtttagACGTGTGGGTTCATGTCACTCTGCTGCACGTTGGAATTAAAATtctttaacattaaattaataaaaaatgaaacgtCTATAATCCTTAGAATCAATTCACGCCTTTCTAAAGGCGGCTGATTTTAtgttaccaaaataaaataaaataaaataaaataaaataaaataaaataaaataaaataaaataaaataaaaataagataaaatatcaCTTAGaatcaaaatgaaatgatttcACATTTTAACCATCAGTTGTGAGTCACAGCAGCTCCGTCTGATTCCTGGGAGGATGTAAATGTTGCGTCAGTCAGAGGACGGAGACAAAcccatctgtctgtgtttgactccatacacacatacacagagagagagagagaggaccttCACCTGAACTCTGTGTGTGAGCCAGCGTGCGTGTGACATGGtgacacactgtgtgtgtgtgtgtgtgtgtgtgtgtgtgtgtgtgtgtgtgtgtgtgtgtgtgtgagtgtgtgagtgtgtgtcttacCGTAGGTAGTCTCTCCGGCACAGGATGAGGTTGGCCTTGGTGTAGAGTGTGGAGCCCACCTCTCCCAGTCTGCAGTCGCAGCAGGCACACTTCAGACAGTCCTCGTGCCAGTACTTATCGAGTGCCTTCAGCAGGTAGCGGTCCTTGATCTTCCGGTTACAGCCGGCACAGCCTTTAGGCTTGGTGTCCGGCTGGACGGAGAGCATTTGTATACCtgatggacagagagagagagagagagggatttaTGACAGTGATCtgacagtgaggaggaggacgacGAGGTGTGTAACGGTGACAGAAAGATGCAGAAACTGTAAAACAACATGAAGCTAAACATGAAACTCTCAGTGAGGagtttaaaacagtttttatctgAGAGTTAACGTGAGCTcaaacacagctcctctctgatACACATGAAGCTGAAATACTCTACattaaaatatgacaaacaTTTAAACTGAAGGAATTTATGAACTAAAGAAGACCAGCATTTTtaaagagaggacagagagaggacagaaaggacagaaagaagagggagagagaggacgtCATCTATTACTGCTAAATatccaaacacagaaacactttatattaaagAAGAGTTTAAAGTGAGAACgtatcaaaaacaaacacacacatggggcGCTGgttgcctagcggtctaagtatcgaggctatagtcctcatcgcagaggtcgccggttcgactccagaacagtcgaccatttgctgcatgtcttccccctctctctactccccacgtttcttgtttctctttggctgtcctgtccataagggcaaaaaatataacttaaaaaattaaaaataaaacacaaaaacacacgtaTGAAactctaaaataaaacaaattaaaggaaacaaatcaTCTCTGataacacacccacacccacacccacacagtgtgtagtgtttgacAGTCATAAAATAAAGAGGTGAATTATTGTTCTGTGAGTTATGTTAATATAGACtcttattataataaataataaacataattatatttaaacattatgaggaataaaataattcttcagttttaatattgttgttttattttactttaatgtgTAGAGATGATTTTATTGCTGTTGGAAAGAATAATGACCCAGCTTTCAGACGGGAATCTGACAGATCAATCGTTATCAGTATTATTcgattattattgtttttgtttcattatcattttattattagactattattattatattaatacaataataataataattagtattttcagtattataataattattgttaatattatagttgataacattattttaaatagtgatattgttgttataattatcattattattattaatactattattgtaataataataatgatgaagtcattgttattaatttaattatctttatcattattataatttttagtAGTtgtattatcatcattataatttttattattaacactgttattaatataataataattattatcattattatagtTCCTATGATTTTTATGGGTATATAATAAAtactattattaataatagaatgatatttttttattgccGGCTCTGACTGAGGTCATATTAAACATGTTGGTGTTTCATATTAAACATGTTGGTGTTTCATATTAAACGTTTAAgtgtttaatattaaacatgttagtGTTTCATGCATCATAGTTAGCTGTTAGCTCATTCAACAGGAGCAGACTTTAACTAGAATCAGAGACTCAACAGCTGCTCACATAAATCACTGCCTCATTCAGATCCTGATTATCATCATCCTCAGAGGAACAACACACGGACACAttcaacaaacactgacacattcaacaaacactgacacattcaacaCACACAAGGTGAGAGAGGacgtaaacctaaccctaacccagctagcagacagagaggaagaagaagaggaggaagaagaggcagcCGTCGGTCACTCTGGGTTCAGAGCAGTAACAGTTTGAATGTTtgagcccacacacacacaaagaacactttctctcctcctgacctcctccgtgtgtgtgtgtgtgtgtgtgtgtgtgtgtgtgtgtgtgtgtgtgtgtgtgagggggcgTGGTGTGTGTATTGTTTGTCCTGAGCTGACTGAGGAGAGTCTTTGTTGGCCCCCCAACACCGGGCTGAATTAGTATTCTCCTGCTGCTCCCAGAGGAGTGGAGGCACACCCCCACTCCCCTTTGTCCcgctcacaacacacacacacacacacacacacacacacacacacacaccctggctCTGTGTAACTTTTACTTTGAGCCCCTGTCTCTCTGAAACCTGAAATCTGTCCCAGAACGTGTCAGATGgacagatgaggagagagagagagagagagagagagagagagagagagagagagagagagagagagagagagagagtctgcttCTCTGCCCTCCCATGAAAGTTCTGGATCTGTGTCTGTCAGAGCAAGTGAACTACAGACCTCTAGGTACTCATCAGAAACATGTCCCCTCATATCAACATGGTTCCCCTCAGACCGTCCTCTACAGACCGCTCagacgagaggagaggaggaggggaggatgaGAAGGAGTAGGGGAGGATGAGCAGgagtagaagaggaggagaggaggagaggatgaggaggagagagctaAGCAAAAGCTTCAATTTCAGCAGCGGAGAGAATCAGAGCTGCGAGGAGCCGAATCATTTctgatttgtttgtgtgctggctcctctcctcctctcctccttcttcctctcctctttctttctcttctccctctcgAGGCTGCTGTCGCTGCCAGTCCGGCCACATGCAGCCCGCCGTGGTCCCGGTGTGGTCCCGGTGTGAGAGGAGGGAGTGTGAGAGATGAGCGGAGCAGCTATTTTAGCCGCAGCTGTTCCAGAGATGCTGACATTTCACCCGATCAGTTTAATTACTGTTGCCATGGCAGCGGAGAGCTGTAAAGGCCAATAACggatttaaaacacacacacacacacacacacacacacacacacacacacacacacacacacacacacacacacagtcaaccTGCCGTGAAGCGTACACATACCAGAATCTGAGACTGACTGCAGATCTGTTACTCACTGGCTCATACACAGATCCGGATCGGGGAAGACCGGGTCAAATCCGGACCAGATCTTTCGACGCACACGcgctgtttttacaaacacacacacctgaaacggcccgtacacacacacacacacacacacacacacacacacacacacacacacacacacacacgtcttacCGAAACTTTTGTCCCTTTTCTGCATTTGTTGAGCCGCTGAAGCCTCCGAGGCTCCACTATGCAACCCGGAGCCGCCGGACCGGAGAGCCGCTGTCTGCAGCGAGGCGGCCGGGATCAGGCAGCCGGAATTAGGCTTTGTTGGCGGGGGAGAGATCCAGCGCGGCGGGCACGGAGGAAGGAacggaggacgaagaggaggacgagagaGCAGCAACCGTtacacgagagagagagagagagagatagagagagagagagagagagagagagagagagagagagagacagagacacagagagacagagagacagagagctggtCTCGGTGAGGAGCTCGAGCACCGAGCACCGGAGGAGCTGCGCGCGCGGAGAGAGGCAGGACGACAAAGAGACGCTTCACCTCCGCGCGCAGAGACCATCTGATCCTACTGAGACTGCTGCACGAGCCACAGCTGACGCgacggagggagagaggagagagagggggagagggagggagagggagagagagagagagagagagagagagagagagagagagagagagagagagagagagagatggagagagaaaggggggggggCGATAACGCCGCCCTCCTCCCATCATAATACCAAaattctgctctctctctctcacacacgcgcgcgcgcacacacacacacacacacacacacacacacacacacacacacacacacacacacacacacacacacacacagctgtaaacGGGTTTAACAATCAAATGAGCACCCCATAGCTGATTGTCCTCGTGCATAGGTCTCACCTTTCTgatccaggtgtgtgtgtgtgtgtgtgtgtgtgtgtgtgtgtgtgtgtgtgtgtgtgatggtacCAAGCCACAGGTGTTCATCCACCCGCTGCGGCGCGTGCAGTGAATAACCGGAGAGATTCTCGGACGCTCCAACTGTAACACGAGGAAGGACGTCGAGGTACCCGGAAAACACCAGACTGAAAACAGACCTGACAGagtgacctcctcctcctcctcctcctcctgcaggagccGCTACATGAACAGGTAGCATCATTGGCATCATTAGTACAACTGCACCTGCAGGTTCTCTGAAGGCCCCGTAGCACGAGCAGAGCTGCAGTCACACCTGATCTGCTCCCCTCATCAGACTTTGAGGGTCCACATCAAACCAGGAGACATTAAGGAGAATTGTTTGTCTGGACCGGCTGACTGtaaccaacaacaaaaaaactgacTGTAAACAACCGTATTCATTTTTACTCATTTTAGTGAAGTcaacatctctctgtctctctctttccctctctgtctgcgcATGCGCTCTGTCCGGTCTTGCTGATTATGCCTCTGTGTGAGTAAAGGATGGAATCTGTCAGGGTCTGCATCAATCATGGCCTCTCCCGGGTGTGGACCGGGAGAGGCCATGTGCCTTCCCCCCCTCGGCCCGTGTCCCTACCCTGAGCCTGACAAGTTATTCTCTTAAATATTCCTGTagaggggtgagggagggggagagagggggaggagggggaggacacACGAGTCAATAGTTGGCATGCGGCTCCAGCCTAAACCGCGGCGGTAATGAGATGGGTCATAAAGCGGAGCTCCGCCGCGCTGAGTGATGAGCTGCATTAAAGCTGACAGCAGATTACCTGACAGTAATTAGCTTTTGTCATGGATTGAATTATTTCAGAGCGCGCTATCTCGGTAATCACGCAATttgctgcagagtgtgtgaggcTGCCACCTCTCTCACCCTGCCTTCACTCACCGCTCCGacactcccccctcctccccctccccgtGAGTGGAGGATGGAGGCAGCAGGGTGGAGGACACGCGGAGAGGAGCGAGCGGTGCTGCGAAAACACGCGCTCAACACACCGCTCGCACCTGCGCGGACACCGCGGAGAGGCTGCGTTGAACGACCCCAACCCTCCGCCCGTAACGGAGACATGAGCGAGGATCTGCATGCAAAGACACGGCCCCActacctccacacacacacacacacacacacacacacacacacacacacacacacacacacggagcgCAGCGGCTCTGTTAAACCTCTCAGCCCGGGCAGAGGACGCAGCGCTTTGCTTGCGCCGCGCTCATTACGCGCAGCTCTCGCTCTGCGTCTAGGGAAACAGAACGAAAGTCTTACCTTGAAGTAGAGCCAGGAGTGCACAGAAGAAATCCAGCGGACTGTGTGTTCTCTGGAAGCAACGAGTCCACAAAGAAGCTCTGAAGTCCAGCCGGGCTGAGGAAAGTCTGCGGCAGGAGTTGGAGAACAGTTCGGCTCAAGTTTTCAGGATGTCGGGTTTAAACGTCCCGGTTCAgcgctctctcctcctcctcagcgtgtccctcctctgcctcagtgtccctgtcttctcctcttcctcagcgtgtccctcctctgcctcagtgtccccgtctcctcctcttcctctcctcctcttcctctctgctgctccggTGTGTCTGTGAGGTTCTCCGGCGGAGGAAAGCGCTGCGGAGTGGAGCCTCCTCTCCTATTTAAGCCCCTCCAGCAGGTCCCCAGTCAGCAGCACACTCCAGCTCATCCAAGAAGCTGACAAGCAGCGTTAGGGAAGGCAGCGCATGTTGCTCTAATGGACCTCATTAAGCTCTACTTACAGATGTTCTCTTAACATAATTGATCTGCAGCGAGTTGAGAGGACGGCAACCTATTCCCCAGCCCCCAATTATGGCCCGGTAATTAGATCCCCAACCTCCACTTCTCCACATTCACCCTTCTAACATTCCGAAATATCAAAGTATCTCTTTCTCTCAAAGCGACCAgccccctccaccctccacctcACCTCCCTGCCTCCCCCCTCTTCCCCCCTCCCACCCACAAGACACTATTGACAGTCAGATCTGCTAACCTTTGTAGTGCAGCCAGACTTAGCAGTGACAGAGCTCACTCACTCCTCGGctcctcctgtctctccttctctcctccactGGGAGGCacagagggggagacagagaggggtgaagggggagacagagagaggagagggggagacactgaaggagagcaaaagaggaaggaaaaaagtCAGTTAGCACTTCTTGCCATAAAGGCTGCGATGATAATATCTGTCGGGGGAGAGACTTTTAGTCTTTTATCTTAAATAATTCCTCTGATGTAAACTttgaacagacacagagaggagggggaggaccgGTGAGCACTGATAGTGCAGCTTTTATAATGCCAATCAGAGCCCCGGCTGTCACCCGGCTAATTAACCAGAGAGCTAAAACAGCAGctgagaggaggtggagagagaggaggtcagTCTAACGGAGAGGActgagagtgaaggagaggaagcATCAACTTCATCCTGTCACTGCTGAACTGAGGTAcctgagaggaaacactgaggGCTGAGACCAGCTCACAGGTTCACCTCAGGCAGCTGTTTCTAAAGACCTGCAGAGTCCAGAACCAAACATCACTGACGTCTGCAGAGCAGGACGAAGAAGAACACAACGCTGAGACATGACTGAAACCAACGTTtacaaaacaagagagagagggagagagaggagacgtggggagcagagagcgagggGTGACATGCAGCATAGAGTGGaggtcgggaatcgaaccatgGACCGCCGTGCTGAGGACGATAGTCACCGTACGAGAGATTCAGTATGTCCTCCAGGACTTAAAGCTCTTCTCTTGATCCTAACTCTCTAATTTTACCATCAGGAGGAAGTAGTGTTTGtaccttttcaaaataaaagcatatttgtcatgaaaacaggaaataaagtaactcagtaaaaaagaaagcaaaaataaaaacctcacaaatcagagtctctctctctgaagcttCAACAGGAAGTGGTCACTGAAGCCCCGCCCACAGTGAGACCCGTAAACTCCACAGCTGAGGACCAACAAGGACAGGTGAGCAGTCTGCAGTGACATTtcaacatggggctctatggggactgactcaatgcaggagacacactctagtggacactggaggaactgcaggagaaactctagtggacactggaggaactgcaagTTTTGAGAtttgctgctttattttgaGTTTATTTATAGCTATTCAGTCTGATGAATCCGCCCGGAGCACAGACAGGAATCTGATCCCGTATGTCACACTAAGCTCTAAAACaacaggtgaacacacacagagagcgcccatcatcctccctcctctttatTTAATCCTGTGTGACTGAAGACATCGTGTCTCTGAAGACTCAGTGCAGGCTGCTAACCCGGCTCTCTGGATCCAACAGCTCTCTGGTCTCTGGATCCAAAGCTCTCTGGATCCAACAGCTCTCTGGTCTCTGGATCCAACAGCTCTTaggtctctggtctctggtctctggaTTCAACAGCTCTCAGGTCTCTGGATGCAACAGCTCTCTGGTCTCAGGTCTCAGGATTGAAAGGTTCCATGTGAGGATGATAAGGATACAGATGTTTGTGTGATCTCCGTCCTTCAGTCTCCTCCCTGAGGATTTGACATTTAACTTGAGGacactccatcctcctcctcttcagtcgAGTCCTCTCAGGCCATCCAGAGTCTTAAAGatcctgcccccccccccacacacgctcacacacacacacacgctcacacacacacactctctctctctcgccccgGGGAATAAGCTGGGGGACAGTCCGCACTAACGACCAGCTTCTCCTTAAAGACACTCAGTAATTGCTGCCACTAGAAGACCTTCAAGTGGGGTCAAGGGATCGGTAATTTTAATGACAACTCTTCTCCCCCGCAGGCCGACTCTGTCTttggacggagagagagaagttCCACAAAAAGTCTGAGAATCACCTTCAGTAATAGGTCAGCAGGGAGCCGTCCCAATCTAAAGACTAGCTGGGCCAAAGAGGACTGACCCCTCTTATTACTCCAGCGAGACTTAATGGAGATTACTTAATTCAAGCGCCTTTTCATTTAGAGCGA
Above is a genomic segment from Notolabrus celidotus isolate fNotCel1 chromosome 21, fNotCel1.pri, whole genome shotgun sequence containing:
- the lmo3 gene encoding LIM domain only protein 3 isoform X1 is translated as MQKRDKSFGIQMLSVQPDTKPKGCAGCNRKIKDRYLLKALDKYWHEDCLKCACCDCRLGEVGSTLYTKANLILCRRDYLRLFGVTGNCAACSKLIPAFEMVMRAKENVYHLDCFACQLCNQRFCVGDKFFLKNNMILCQTDYEEGLMKEGYAPQVR